One region of Haloprofundus salilacus genomic DNA includes:
- a CDS encoding acyltransferase, producing the protein MSTIDFLSVIHPRAPMVADKLGTHGLLKSLWYSLRWTDRLDSILVHPNVIVDLSPGAELDLDGRLVLGFLGESSASHPDLMKSKFHLGENATLTVSGGSARIGPCSVTHVEGDLEIGDSYLNSHGKILCKDSITIGDDCMIAWNVELCDSDMHPYAIDGEKVPHRSPINIGDGVWIGSNVEVKKGVTVGDGAVVASGSVVTDDVASKTLVGGVPAERIQADIKRLD; encoded by the coding sequence ATGAGCACAATCGATTTCCTTTCTGTCATTCATCCTCGGGCACCGATGGTCGCCGACAAACTCGGCACTCACGGCCTTCTGAAATCGCTGTGGTACTCTCTTCGCTGGACCGACCGACTCGATTCGATACTCGTTCACCCGAACGTAATCGTGGACCTTTCTCCTGGCGCCGAACTCGATTTGGACGGCCGGCTGGTGTTGGGTTTTCTCGGCGAGTCCAGCGCGTCGCACCCCGACCTCATGAAATCGAAGTTCCATCTCGGAGAGAACGCGACGCTCACCGTCTCCGGAGGGAGCGCTCGTATCGGACCGTGTTCGGTCACGCACGTCGAAGGGGACCTCGAAATCGGAGACTCCTATCTCAACTCTCACGGGAAGATTCTCTGTAAGGACTCCATCACGATCGGTGACGATTGCATGATCGCCTGGAACGTCGAGCTATGCGATAGCGACATGCACCCCTACGCGATCGACGGGGAGAAAGTCCCTCATCGGTCACCGATCAATATCGGCGACGGAGTGTGGATCGGAAGCAACGTAGAGGTGAAGAAGGGTGTGACGGTCGGTGATGGAGCAGTCGTCGCCAGCGGCAGCGTCGTCACGGACGATGTCGCCTCGAAGACGCTGGTCGGCGGCGTTCCCGCCGAACGGATTCAAGCCGATATCAAGCGGCTCGACTGA
- a CDS encoding DUF2206 domain-containing protein, whose translation MTLNVTQTERMVGWGPTVVGTVVVAVLAVFWVALQWPTSGFVVASVRIVTGLALLLIVPGALTAHLCQRRASTSGTFALVSVAVSLAVLGVLTPAAAVVLPLLGIDAPLSPFPLAVLLTLVIGVLTGLVYHTDTVFSMRRIDLQAPVPVLFTIFALPGLAAVSATAMNRFDTNVGMFVFVGVVSLLVIATALRVIPSNIYPVLVFAIAFSTLLHRNLLTNHVVGADIQGVYFAAELVGRTHQWSPEMGGVSLALPVVTTVPSTISLLTGLELTTTFKVVYAFLFALVPVGVFYLSREIFDEDIGFFGAMFFVFYHGSFYFTPGKQLISELFVVTLLWLFVHHGFDTLSRKAVAALLATGLIFSHYGMSYVLGLSLLVAWVALTVLRGVQPRATHRLSVTYPLFLLGGATAWYSYASDELTATLASIPASLASQVSLVLTSGTVSQSGTSYVSQQSALLESLQLYLYILFTVLLTIGIGWCVIIHLRTALRGNKPQYIEYTAIAVPVFVFLASSYFLTINLWADRAYQLALVVLAPFTAFGFFVVFRTVFRLAKRWSLRPANSSVRGTQWVILAVLLVSLLAFNAGAVFSLAGESHTSTFNPNAHDLAFSQQERAGVQWIESNGPVDGGTEYLPTPDGAPGQTPIYTDSVTNQLFRSELPSNYYNTDTVLLKSDQQPTLDPNQIDDGYVFIRERSVDAESPPNEVQVSELTPRERRLLTSSDNVVYSNGAVTVVRSERRDTSS comes from the coding sequence ATGACGCTAAATGTCACGCAAACTGAGAGGATGGTCGGATGGGGACCGACCGTAGTTGGTACAGTCGTCGTTGCAGTTCTCGCCGTGTTCTGGGTGGCACTGCAGTGGCCAACAAGCGGTTTCGTCGTCGCGAGCGTGCGAATCGTCACGGGCCTCGCGCTCCTCCTGATCGTCCCGGGGGCGTTGACCGCTCACCTCTGTCAGAGACGAGCGAGTACGTCCGGAACGTTCGCGCTCGTCTCTGTCGCGGTGAGTCTCGCAGTTCTAGGGGTTCTGACGCCCGCGGCGGCCGTCGTCCTTCCGCTTTTGGGCATCGACGCACCGTTGTCTCCGTTCCCGCTCGCCGTCCTCCTCACGCTCGTAATCGGTGTACTCACGGGGTTAGTGTACCACACAGACACGGTGTTTTCGATGAGGCGTATCGACCTCCAAGCGCCCGTACCGGTGCTGTTTACCATCTTCGCACTCCCCGGACTCGCGGCCGTCTCCGCGACGGCGATGAATCGGTTCGATACCAACGTCGGGATGTTCGTCTTCGTCGGCGTCGTTTCGCTCCTGGTCATCGCCACAGCACTGCGAGTAATTCCGTCCAACATCTATCCGGTACTGGTGTTCGCAATCGCCTTCTCGACGCTCTTGCACCGCAATCTACTCACGAACCACGTCGTCGGTGCAGACATTCAAGGAGTGTACTTCGCCGCTGAACTCGTCGGCAGGACCCACCAGTGGTCGCCCGAGATGGGTGGCGTTTCGCTGGCTCTTCCGGTCGTCACGACCGTTCCGTCGACGATTTCTCTGCTCACGGGACTAGAGCTCACGACAACGTTCAAAGTCGTCTACGCGTTCTTGTTCGCCCTCGTCCCAGTGGGCGTGTTCTATCTGTCGAGAGAGATATTCGACGAGGATATCGGATTCTTCGGTGCGATGTTTTTCGTGTTCTATCACGGTTCGTTCTACTTCACGCCTGGAAAACAACTGATCTCGGAGTTGTTCGTCGTCACCCTGCTGTGGCTGTTCGTCCACCACGGGTTCGACACGCTCTCACGAAAAGCGGTGGCGGCATTGCTCGCTACCGGCCTCATCTTCTCCCACTACGGCATGAGCTACGTCTTGGGACTCTCACTGCTCGTCGCGTGGGTCGCTCTCACCGTGTTGCGGGGTGTCCAACCGCGAGCGACTCACCGCCTCTCGGTGACGTATCCGCTCTTTCTGCTCGGAGGAGCGACGGCGTGGTACAGCTACGCTTCCGACGAACTCACGGCCACGTTAGCGTCTATTCCGGCGTCTCTGGCGTCGCAAGTATCACTAGTGCTCACGTCGGGGACGGTCTCGCAGTCGGGAACCAGTTACGTCTCCCAGCAATCGGCGCTCCTCGAGAGTCTGCAGCTCTATTTGTACATCCTGTTCACCGTTCTGTTGACGATCGGTATCGGGTGGTGCGTAATTATCCACCTCCGAACTGCGCTCCGGGGGAACAAACCGCAGTACATCGAGTATACGGCGATTGCGGTGCCCGTTTTCGTCTTCCTCGCGTCCTCGTACTTCTTGACGATCAATCTCTGGGCAGATCGGGCGTATCAACTGGCGCTCGTCGTCCTCGCACCGTTCACGGCGTTCGGATTCTTCGTCGTATTTCGCACGGTCTTCCGACTCGCGAAACGGTGGTCTCTCCGCCCCGCGAACAGTTCTGTACGAGGAACGCAGTGGGTGATATTGGCGGTACTCCTCGTCTCGCTGCTCGCGTTCAACGCTGGTGCGGTCTTCTCACTCGCCGGCGAGTCACACACCTCGACGTTCAATCCGAACGCCCACGACCTGGCGTTTAGCCAGCAGGAACGAGCCGGAGTTCAGTGGATAGAGAGTAACGGCCCTGTAGACGGCGGAACCGAGTACCTGCCCACTCCGGACGGCGCGCCGGGCCAAACGCCCATCTACACGGACTCCGTGACGAACCAACTGTTTCGGTCGGAACTCCCCTCAAACTACTATAACACTGATACCGTACTTCTGAAGAGCGATCAGCAACCGACTCTCGATCCGAACCAGATCGACGACGGCTACGTCTTCATTCGAGAACGGAGTGTTGATGCGGAAAGCCCCCCAAACGAGGTGCAGGTTTCGGAACTCACTCCGAGAGAGCGGCGTCTCCTCACGAGCTCGGATAACGTCGTCTACAGCAACGGTGCAGTAACTGTCGTCCGATCGGAACGCCGCGACACCTCGTCGTAA
- a CDS encoding glycosyltransferase family 2 protein yields the protein MFGRDKKPLVSYVIVTYNRADDLESAVESVLAQKYRPLELVVVSNSTDVVPEQELFGDGGRFDEQNIHYHHIPERMGVPGARNAGFDYADGDIVITLDDDAIIADAAATDVAVSLFDEHDDVGAIAFQCRNYHTRAVKSNETPNPPRFDLTPLSQYRATNFVGVGNAIRRSVLETVGGYPEDFVYGFEEMDLSLRIHDTGYDILYTPSVVVYHKKSPAARISDTETQERMVENRMKVAIRNLPGRYVVCSFLIWSVYAVWLTGQISSLWNIYRRLYERRTDLRDHRRVVSSQTIARIKSRNTMLFAWWYGPHPMRIFGPNGELERLTWER from the coding sequence GTGTTCGGCAGAGATAAGAAGCCGCTCGTCTCCTACGTTATCGTCACGTACAATCGGGCAGACGACCTCGAGAGCGCAGTCGAGTCGGTGCTCGCCCAAAAGTATCGGCCGCTCGAACTCGTCGTCGTCAGCAACTCGACCGACGTCGTCCCCGAACAGGAGCTGTTCGGCGACGGGGGGCGATTCGACGAACAGAACATCCACTATCACCACATTCCGGAGCGGATGGGCGTCCCGGGAGCGAGAAACGCGGGGTTCGACTATGCGGACGGCGACATCGTGATCACGCTCGACGACGACGCGATTATCGCCGACGCCGCCGCGACAGATGTCGCCGTCTCGTTGTTCGACGAGCACGACGACGTGGGTGCAATCGCGTTCCAGTGCCGCAACTACCACACACGGGCGGTGAAGTCGAACGAGACTCCGAATCCTCCCCGCTTCGACCTCACGCCGTTGAGCCAGTACCGCGCGACGAACTTCGTCGGCGTCGGCAACGCCATCCGACGCTCGGTGCTGGAGACTGTCGGTGGGTATCCCGAGGACTTCGTGTACGGGTTCGAGGAGATGGATCTCTCGCTTCGTATCCACGACACCGGGTACGACATCCTCTACACGCCATCCGTCGTCGTCTACCACAAGAAATCGCCCGCAGCGAGGATATCGGATACGGAAACCCAAGAGCGGATGGTCGAGAACCGAATGAAGGTCGCGATTCGAAATCTCCCCGGACGGTACGTCGTCTGTTCGTTCCTCATCTGGTCGGTGTACGCCGTCTGGTTGACGGGACAGATTTCGTCGCTGTGGAACATCTACCGCCGACTGTACGAACGACGTACCGACTTACGAGACCATCGCCGCGTCGTCAGTTCCCAGACTATCGCTCGAATCAAATCACGGAACACGATGCTCTTTGCGTGGTGGTACGGGCCGCATCCGATGCGGATCTTCGGACCCAACGGCGAACTCGAACGTCTCACGTGGGAGCGATAG
- a CDS encoding metal-dependent hydrolase encodes MWPWGHLAFGYLLYTTWIHLVHRRSPTGLEALALAFGTQFPDLVDKPLAWTFGVLPSGRSLTHSLLVAVIVIAGVFVLLRRRGVDEYAVAFGIGYFSHLVGDSLKHLLSGEFEMLAFLLYPITYTDYGVEQGFLYHLSELRLTQFLGPETLVILLVVAIWVRDGTPGPGALVQLLGWTYRRLTRT; translated from the coding sequence ATGTGGCCTTGGGGACACCTCGCTTTCGGCTATCTGTTATACACTACCTGGATACACCTAGTCCACCGCCGCTCGCCGACCGGTCTCGAAGCGCTCGCACTCGCGTTCGGCACACAGTTTCCGGACCTCGTCGACAAGCCGCTGGCGTGGACGTTCGGGGTTCTACCGAGCGGGCGGTCGCTCACTCACTCGCTCCTCGTTGCTGTCATCGTCATCGCCGGTGTCTTCGTGCTCCTCCGACGACGTGGCGTGGACGAGTACGCGGTAGCGTTCGGTATCGGGTACTTCTCTCATCTCGTCGGAGATTCGCTCAAACATCTACTCAGCGGTGAGTTCGAGATGCTCGCGTTTCTGCTCTATCCGATCACCTACACCGACTACGGCGTCGAACAGGGATTTCTCTATCACCTCTCGGAACTTCGGTTGACGCAGTTTCTCGGCCCCGAGACGCTCGTCATCCTTCTCGTCGTCGCTATCTGGGTTCGGGACGGAACACCGGGTCCCGGAGCGCTCGTGCAGCTACTTGGGTGGACGTACCGTCGTCTCACCCGAACCTGA
- a CDS encoding oligosaccharide flippase family protein, producing MDLGRSSFSLFLSKTGMGILMFGGILYFARTLDATQMGIFFLFFAVQGLLSIPADLGLRSALEKRLSEGGDLDEILGSALALKLGLLAVVGTVIFLAQGPINRYFGANLAMFLIITVILRELSLFYIHAVRGELRVGETAPIEFTRRLTWVGIGAYLVSTGYGVEGIVMALICSSLVSLMWAYTKCNVGIGRPSRGHIESLFAFSKYDTVNSIGGHVYQWMDTAIIGFFLASSFVSAYEIAWQVTLLVLMLSNSISLTLFPQISQWNASASTNQIESTISTAIGFATFISIPAIVGSAIYATEILRYTFGPEYTIAATVLVVLMVEKLFQSFNDIIGISVRAIDRPDLAARATVVSIGINLVLSPVLLLSIGLVGAALATLLSWLVNTLLHLRYLKQHVTVQIPFRLVGWYALSSVLMGITLAAVKSAVPVDGILILLVQIALGAALYVGFSTVIPEVRNRIIIPSVRMFDLPVGR from the coding sequence GTGGACCTCGGTCGTTCGAGTTTCAGTCTCTTCCTCTCGAAGACGGGGATGGGAATCCTCATGTTCGGAGGGATCCTCTACTTCGCTCGGACGCTCGACGCCACACAGATGGGGATCTTCTTCCTGTTTTTCGCGGTTCAGGGACTGTTGTCCATCCCTGCGGACCTCGGTCTCAGGAGCGCACTCGAAAAACGATTGAGCGAGGGCGGAGACCTTGACGAGATACTCGGGTCTGCACTTGCGTTGAAACTCGGGTTACTTGCGGTCGTCGGAACGGTGATTTTTCTCGCGCAGGGGCCAATCAACCGCTACTTCGGCGCAAATTTGGCGATGTTTCTCATCATCACAGTGATCCTTCGGGAACTCTCGCTGTTCTACATCCACGCCGTTCGCGGTGAACTGCGCGTCGGCGAGACTGCACCGATCGAGTTCACGCGACGACTCACGTGGGTGGGAATCGGTGCGTACCTCGTCAGCACTGGATACGGTGTCGAAGGTATCGTCATGGCGCTCATCTGTAGCTCGCTTGTCTCGCTCATGTGGGCGTACACTAAGTGCAACGTCGGTATCGGGCGACCAAGCCGTGGACACATTGAATCATTGTTCGCGTTCTCGAAATACGACACGGTGAACTCTATCGGTGGACACGTCTACCAGTGGATGGACACGGCGATCATCGGATTCTTCCTCGCGTCGTCTTTCGTCAGCGCGTACGAGATCGCGTGGCAGGTGACGCTCCTCGTGTTGATGTTGAGCAACTCCATCTCGCTGACGCTCTTTCCGCAGATCAGCCAGTGGAACGCGAGCGCCTCGACGAACCAGATCGAGTCGACCATCTCGACGGCCATCGGGTTCGCCACCTTCATTTCGATTCCCGCAATCGTCGGATCGGCCATCTATGCGACCGAGATACTCCGATACACGTTCGGCCCCGAATACACCATCGCGGCGACGGTACTCGTCGTCCTCATGGTGGAGAAACTGTTCCAGTCGTTCAACGACATTATCGGTATCTCGGTCCGTGCAATCGATCGGCCGGACCTCGCCGCCCGAGCGACGGTTGTCTCCATCGGTATCAATCTCGTACTCAGCCCGGTGCTTCTGCTGAGCATCGGATTGGTCGGTGCCGCACTCGCGACGCTGCTCTCGTGGTTGGTCAACACGCTGCTTCACCTGCGTTACCTGAAGCAACACGTTACGGTCCAGATCCCGTTCAGACTCGTCGGATGGTACGCGCTCTCGTCCGTACTGATGGGCATCACGCTGGCGGCCGTGAAATCTGCAGTTCCGGTCGACGGGATACTGATTCTCCTCGTACAGATTGCGCTTGGTGCCGCGCTGTACGTCGGGTTCTCGACGGTCATCCCGGAGGTCAGAAACCGGATAATTATCCCGAGCGTCCGGATGTTCGATCTCCCGGTCGGACGATGA
- a CDS encoding ATP-grasp domain-containing protein — protein sequence MPTREEDTYVLSKYRSEFEPHVTGLWPPYESLAIAQDGYRLAKAAEEVDIPVPKTELLDDVDDWNRELIVKQRYAILTSDYTDSLAEHECEGGGQEPIYLETSVEPDKVAITEAFLGETPIVQECTWGTEYSYRALFDHGEPVATSLRKQIRGKTYAGGASVYREMTHDETVEGHGRRLLEHLDWHGLATVQFMKDRETGEFKLLEINPRIWGSILLDVRAGADYPYNYWLLATGQRDRIDPTYEVGVASHLLFGELKYLSSVLRDDFPNVERPTFAEALREVGSSLYHQPNFDYLNLRDPRPFAHGVLNTLSIEETVRRLRGADADEELPETQSLTDDSLPVETTDQRMTSNRSN from the coding sequence GTGCCAACTCGCGAAGAGGACACGTACGTTCTCTCGAAGTATCGCTCGGAGTTCGAACCGCACGTCACTGGCCTGTGGCCGCCGTACGAGTCACTGGCGATAGCCCAAGACGGCTACCGCTTGGCGAAGGCCGCCGAAGAGGTCGACATACCGGTTCCGAAGACGGAATTGCTGGACGATGTCGACGACTGGAATCGAGAACTCATCGTCAAGCAGCGGTACGCGATACTGACCTCCGACTACACCGACTCGCTCGCCGAACACGAGTGCGAAGGTGGCGGACAGGAGCCCATCTATCTCGAAACGAGCGTCGAACCGGACAAGGTGGCGATCACCGAGGCGTTTCTCGGCGAGACGCCGATCGTTCAGGAGTGTACGTGGGGAACCGAGTACTCTTACAGAGCGTTGTTCGACCACGGCGAACCGGTTGCGACGAGTCTCCGAAAACAGATTCGAGGCAAGACGTACGCCGGAGGTGCGAGCGTCTACCGGGAGATGACACACGACGAAACGGTCGAAGGGCACGGGAGACGGTTGCTCGAACATCTCGACTGGCACGGTCTTGCCACGGTACAGTTCATGAAAGACCGAGAGACAGGCGAGTTCAAACTCCTCGAGATCAACCCCCGTATCTGGGGGTCAATCCTCCTCGACGTTCGAGCGGGAGCGGACTACCCGTACAACTACTGGCTGCTCGCAACCGGACAGAGAGACCGTATCGACCCGACGTACGAGGTCGGCGTCGCGAGCCACCTGCTGTTCGGGGAACTCAAATATCTTTCGAGCGTCCTACGAGACGATTTCCCGAACGTCGAACGCCCGACGTTTGCGGAGGCGCTCCGAGAGGTGGGCAGTTCGTTGTACCACCAGCCGAATTTCGATTATCTGAATCTCAGAGACCCGCGACCGTTCGCGCACGGCGTACTCAACACGCTCAGCATCGAGGAGACCGTGAGACGGCTACGGGGGGCCGACGCCGACGAGGAGCTCCCGGAGACGCAGTCACTCACTGACGACAGCCTCCCGGTGGAGACGACGGACCAACGGATGACGTCGAACAGGAGCAACTAA
- a CDS encoding FkbM family methyltransferase: MALIGTLGDLLWGTPAYEYGSRAYTSAVGLYLRTDPTYTLRTRGASAVFRPSTFVEWNSLQNRIWDEEAVLERVLKNIREDDVFYDIGATIGIYSCLVGNQLRTGTVVPFEPYPPNVERLRVNLAANDIVAEVETRPLAAESRETEFYVYDTESPGAQHGSLDTVYPSGEPLTSFPVETVAGDRLVRENEIPAPTVVKMDVQGSGVNVLKGLRESLSSERCRLVYAEAHHNRDVLQTLLESFGFTTETLAVSRTDKEPTIVAARTPTGD, encoded by the coding sequence ATGGCGCTCATCGGCACCCTCGGCGATCTCCTCTGGGGGACGCCCGCATACGAATACGGAAGCCGAGCGTACACGTCGGCAGTCGGTCTGTACCTCCGCACCGACCCGACGTACACCCTCCGAACCCGAGGCGCCTCGGCCGTCTTCCGACCATCCACGTTCGTCGAGTGGAACAGCCTTCAGAACCGCATCTGGGACGAAGAGGCGGTGTTAGAACGCGTCCTGAAAAACATCCGTGAAGACGACGTGTTCTACGACATCGGAGCGACCATCGGTATCTATAGCTGTCTCGTCGGCAATCAGCTACGAACCGGGACAGTCGTCCCGTTCGAGCCCTATCCGCCGAACGTCGAACGATTGCGCGTAAACCTCGCGGCGAACGATATCGTCGCCGAAGTCGAAACTCGACCACTCGCCGCGGAGAGCCGAGAGACGGAGTTCTACGTCTACGACACGGAGTCTCCCGGTGCGCAGCACGGCTCTCTCGACACCGTGTATCCGAGTGGCGAGCCACTCACTTCGTTTCCCGTCGAGACGGTCGCAGGCGACAGACTCGTTCGGGAGAACGAGATTCCTGCGCCGACCGTCGTGAAAATGGACGTTCAAGGGTCTGGCGTCAACGTACTCAAGGGGCTTCGAGAATCACTCTCGTCGGAGCGTTGCCGGCTTGTCTACGCGGAGGCGCACCATAACAGAGACGTGCTGCAGACGCTGCTCGAATCATTTGGATTTACGACCGAGACGCTGGCAGTGTCGAGAACCGACAAAGAGCCGACCATCGTCGCAGCCCGAACTCCGACAGGAGACTAA
- a CDS encoding glycoside hydrolase family 16 protein — MARRDYLKMTGAGAVALGGFGLGSTTAAAAVDEGGPQDPENWSIVFEDYFDAGSLDSSKWDLGFGWGTTENNSPATVTSSHVNVQNNQLSLSASHDDGSNIQTGAVNTRGIAAYGSGHYWEAKIKMPKREGFLPAFWSKPDTEAWPPEIDFVEVMQDGSGWDDTHLSRHTLHWSTSTEPGDSSTHTHSQERYEPGDDVTENYHIYGCWWGDGFIRHYVDGVQVSDFTDDNALTAMSNGGPQYMMLSLHIDRIGETDKSVSWDEEMLVDWVRVWERGSGGDSGTGDGDDDDTDDGTTEGEHYLWLRSADGSEASFEFEASNIRLDDSGNTADYQVASDGSSASGTVSKTSSLPGFWYDGEITAFTYSGALEAFIDDQPVDPDTLGGSSDSDDSSGSSLPNTLAIDGSSYSGSASYSLTVSGAIESANGLDEEDSISGTTATGGVAGGRDEYAFEGELTSLSLDGQADVFVNGQRVNLLRIDRAADSDGMVRYIVETTASVLKADVSGASINGDDSLDGSTIFGKVVGGTDAYWIIDGEIIDVSTFGGDVTTTVNGDVVDYTD, encoded by the coding sequence ATGGCCCGGCGTGACTACCTGAAGATGACCGGCGCAGGCGCGGTGGCGCTCGGCGGGTTCGGCCTCGGTTCGACGACGGCAGCGGCAGCAGTCGACGAGGGAGGCCCGCAGGACCCCGAGAACTGGTCTATCGTCTTCGAAGATTACTTCGACGCGGGGTCGCTCGACTCCTCGAAGTGGGACCTCGGCTTCGGATGGGGGACGACCGAGAACAACTCCCCCGCGACGGTGACCTCCTCGCACGTCAACGTTCAGAACAATCAGCTCAGTCTCTCTGCCAGTCACGACGACGGGAGCAACATCCAGACCGGTGCGGTGAACACCCGCGGCATCGCCGCGTACGGTTCCGGTCACTACTGGGAAGCGAAGATCAAGATGCCCAAGCGCGAAGGGTTCCTCCCGGCGTTCTGGTCGAAACCGGACACGGAAGCGTGGCCGCCCGAAATCGACTTCGTCGAAGTGATGCAGGACGGAAGCGGGTGGGACGACACCCACCTCTCGCGGCACACGCTCCACTGGTCAACGTCGACCGAACCCGGCGACTCCTCGACGCACACTCACTCGCAGGAACGGTACGAACCCGGCGACGACGTCACCGAGAACTACCACATCTACGGTTGCTGGTGGGGCGACGGCTTCATCCGTCACTACGTCGACGGCGTGCAAGTGTCGGACTTCACCGACGACAACGCGCTCACCGCCATGTCGAACGGCGGCCCACAGTACATGATGTTGAGTCTCCACATCGACCGCATCGGTGAGACCGACAAGTCCGTCTCGTGGGACGAAGAGATGCTCGTCGACTGGGTTCGCGTCTGGGAGCGCGGCTCCGGCGGTGACTCCGGTACCGGTGATGGCGATGACGATGATACTGACGACGGAACGACCGAAGGCGAACACTACCTCTGGCTGCGCTCGGCCGACGGCAGCGAGGCGAGTTTCGAGTTCGAGGCGAGCAACATTCGTCTCGACGACAGCGGAAACACGGCCGATTATCAGGTCGCGAGCGACGGAAGCAGCGCCAGCGGGACCGTCTCGAAGACGAGTTCCTTACCCGGTTTCTGGTACGACGGCGAAATCACCGCCTTCACCTACAGCGGCGCGCTCGAAGCATTCATCGACGATCAGCCCGTCGACCCCGACACGCTCGGCGGTTCGTCGGATTCAGACGACAGCTCTGGGAGTTCACTCCCGAACACGCTCGCCATCGACGGCAGTAGCTACAGCGGGTCAGCGTCCTACTCGCTGACAGTCTCTGGTGCTATCGAGAGCGCCAACGGACTCGACGAGGAAGACTCGATCTCGGGGACGACCGCAACTGGCGGCGTCGCCGGCGGCCGCGACGAGTACGCCTTCGAGGGAGAGCTCACGTCGCTCTCGCTCGACGGCCAGGCGGATGTCTTCGTCAACGGCCAGCGGGTGAATCTCCTCCGCATCGACCGCGCGGCGGACAGCGACGGAATGGTGAGATACATCGTCGAGACCACAGCCTCGGTGTTGAAGGCTGACGTCTCCGGTGCATCGATCAACGGAGACGACAGCCTCGACGGCAGTACGATATTCGGGAAAGTCGTGGGCGGAACCGACGCCTACTGGATTATCGACGGCGAAATCATCGACGTGTCGACGTTCGGCGGCGACGTGACGACCACGGTCAACGGCGACGTGGTCGACTACACCGACTGA
- a CDS encoding glycoside hydrolase family 16 protein has translation MTERHRSRREFLRIGAVSVGGVGAGCLDRTRTDSVTEPGSVEQMRPVDISEMELVFEDRFRKNAIDRSKWQTKYPWDGDARTHNHDAYAAEDNAFVSDRRLVLKAENQPRMGKPYTTGVVSAKKVFKPGYFEGVMKLPPVEPGFWPAFWLTSASYWPPEIDIFEVFGRDPKLYMTYHFMGDDEEPDRVRKTFSGPDFSAEYHTFAVDWSRERIVWYVDGVERFRYAGEYVSDEYMWLILNFGVGANFLAQPRPETFPATYEIERVQAWER, from the coding sequence GTGACCGAACGGCATCGATCACGACGCGAGTTTCTGCGAATCGGTGCGGTCAGCGTCGGCGGAGTGGGGGCGGGGTGTCTCGACCGAACGCGCACCGACTCTGTCACCGAACCCGGTTCGGTCGAGCAGATGCGCCCTGTCGACATCTCCGAGATGGAACTCGTGTTCGAAGATCGGTTTCGGAAGAACGCGATAGACCGCTCGAAGTGGCAAACGAAGTATCCGTGGGATGGAGATGCGCGAACTCACAACCACGACGCCTACGCGGCGGAGGACAACGCATTCGTTTCCGACAGGAGGTTGGTGCTCAAAGCAGAGAACCAACCACGGATGGGAAAGCCGTACACCACCGGCGTCGTCTCGGCGAAGAAGGTGTTCAAACCGGGGTATTTCGAGGGCGTCATGAAACTTCCCCCGGTCGAACCGGGGTTCTGGCCCGCGTTCTGGCTGACCTCCGCTTCGTACTGGCCGCCGGAGATTGACATCTTCGAGGTGTTCGGTAGGGACCCGAAACTCTACATGACGTACCACTTCATGGGCGACGACGAGGAGCCGGATAGAGTGAGAAAGACGTTCAGCGGTCCCGATTTTAGCGCCGAATACCACACGTTCGCCGTCGACTGGTCAAGGGAGCGAATCGTGTGGTACGTCGATGGGGTCGAACGGTTCCGCTACGCCGGTGAGTACGTGAGCGACGAGTACATGTGGCTCATCCTCAACTTCGGCGTTGGCGCGAACTTCTTGGCGCAGCCACGACCAGAGACGTTCCCGGCGACGTACGAAATCGAGCGTGTGCAGGCGTGGGAGCGGTAG